The following nucleotide sequence is from Carassius carassius chromosome 16, fCarCar2.1, whole genome shotgun sequence.
aaataattatttcgtgaaaaaatATAATCTCACATAAtctcaccattgtaactcacagcaagccgtcatattcgtcttcttcccagtttaacggcggttggcatccagcttattggcgcaataccgccctcttctgttccggagtgtggatcagataacatttatatttaacatttagatttatatttaacatttatatttaacatttagatttatatttaacatttatatttaacatttagatttatatttaacatttatatttaacatttagatttatatttaacatttatatttatatttatatttaacatttagatttaacatttatatttaacatttagattttatatttggatttagatttaacatttaacatttaggtttaacatttaatatttatatttaactatttaaaatatctctaagttgacaaatattgttgtaaatgtgctaaaaagtgaccgtcaaaaaattcataacgtttttttttacattggttgaagctaaatgtgacaaaatgttgctgttattttcagcatgagcagctttacaaaccgCGCCCGATATTGCATGATCCATGTGCCCCCTTCACATGAATGATAAGCACCTCCGACATTTACTCCTAGCCACTTCAGTAACTGAATATCCTCAGAATAAGACGACATGGGACGTGCGTGTATAGCTTTATGGAAGGCGAGGAGAAAAATGTCAAACAGAGCTTGCCGCTGTTCTTCATTCAGCTTGTCTCGCCATCTGGCAAGTGGGCGACTGGACATTTCTTCTTGGCTAGCATGTTTATTAGCAATGGCTTGCACCACATTCGTGTGCTCCTTGCTCTTTTCatgtttgtcaaataaatgatgGTTGAAATTCTTTGAGCCTTTATAAAACGCACCTGTTTTGTCTGCTAGATGagttattgttgtaaatgtgctaaaaagtgaccgtcaaaaattcataccagttttttaaacattgtttgaagctaaatgtgacaaaatgttgctgttattttcagcatgagcagctttacataCGGCGCCCGCAAATGCAAAGCATCGCCCTCGCGATTTACGAGCCAAGTTGCAGTCCGCTGAATTTTGAGGGCTGCTTTTTGATGGATCTGGGGACATCACAAAAACTGAGCAGGAAATCGTTTACATTGTGTCTGTGTCCAGCAACGGAGAGTTTACCTCAGACTTTATTGGACTGATTGAATTGGGTGCTGTCCGAACTGCGCAGCCCGTAACAGACATACTTGTGAGACTTTTCCAGAACACAGGCTTGGACGACTGGACAACAAAGTTGGTCGCTGTGTGCACAGACAGGGCTGCTGTCAACGTCGGTATGTACAACGGCGTTGTGCCAAAACTCCGGCGACTTGCTGCGGTTGGAGACTCACTTGTGCATATTTTGTGCACCGCACACACACTGGAGAATTGCGCAAAATCAGCTGATCGCAATGTTCCTTACTGCGAGACATTTAATCGCTCTGTGGTCAAAATTCTgcagttttatttacaaaaaggtggagcaaaaaaaaaactgctgaactgaagaagctgtgtgaagaAAATGGGATCTCCTTTGTGAAACTGTGTAAGTTTCATAATATCAGATGGTCTGCATGGAGGCATgaaacactgttaaaaatatcaagACTATTGCCAGCCATTAAAATGCAACTGGCTACGAGTTATAACAGTGACTTGCAGCATATCTGCACTGAGCATTTTCAGTGCTTTCTGTCAAACATGCTTGATATTGGTAACATTTTGAAGACAACATCCATTAAGTTTCAGAAGGAAAAGCTGACCATTGGAGAATGTAAGGATGAACCTATGGTTGCCATTGGATAGTTCACACTTCTGCTTGATGGTGAAGGCCACAGGGCACACACTGTTTCTAATGCTGATTCTGACAGAGACAAGACAAACTTACTGAGAGGATTAACTGAAGAGTTTGAAATCAGATGAAAACAGACTCATGTGATCATTTCTTAGTATTTGATCCTTCAACATGGCCTCAGGAAATGCAAGACATCCAGTCTTGGAAACACAACATTTGCAGCATTCTCAAGAAATATGAGGCCACATTGAAACTTGACAAAGACACCACTGTGACAGAATGGATACGCTTAAAGCAGGCAGGAAAACGCCTGGGAGCCTCTTCTGTGTATGACTTGGTCCAAATAGTAAATACAAGTAACCCAGAAGCTTACTCCAACATCAACAAGGTGGTTAAGCTGTCCCTTACAATGCCTTTAAGCAGTGCAGCTTGTGAGAGAGGATTCTCACATCTCAACATAATAAAAACCAAGTACAGATCCCGTCTGTCACATGCTCGTCTCTCAGCCCTGATGCAGATTCACCTGTCGAAGCAGACCACAGAGACATTTGACCCAAAGCAAGCTGTTGACCTGTGTATGGAGACAGCTAATCGTAGGCTAATCCAAGGGCAGGGAAGTGCGTCTGCAGCATCTTCTTCATCTACCATGCAGGAAACTGAAGAAGAGGACAGTGGGGGTGACACTGAGGAGGGCAGTGAGGAAGACTGCACTTAAGACCACAATACATATGGGGTGAGTACCAAACACCATCTCCTGGTACTCACTTGAGTAACTGACCAAAAAAGTTATGTGCACCCCTGGTTATATCAGTTTTTAAACTTCACACCTACGGGCAGTGAGCAGAATGAACATTATCTTTTTTACACACAAAGCAGGACAAATTATTTGATTACAGGAAATCAAAAATACTTACCATGGATAAAATGTATGATGGAAAAGCATATACCGTGCGTGCATAATTTttaggcctatgctctcaatgtcaaatgcagaaatgttaatccatgcgtttgtgacctcaaggttagattattgtaatgctttattgggtggttgttctgcacgcaaaatgcagcagcaagagttcttactagaaccaggaattatgaccatattagcccggtcctgtcaacactgcactggctccctatcaaacattgtatagattttaaaatattgcttattacttataaaaccttttaataaaaaattcttaaaacttCTACAGATTCTTCTGCTTTTTTACTTAATTTGATAAAGAGCATGTGTTTTGATTTTCATGAAGTTGAACTACACAGTAAAAgatgctgggttaaatacaactcaacactgggtaaaatatggacaaacaGTAGCCTGTTATCaacacgtttttaggcgcgatttgtgaacggcccctaaggagtatatatatatatatatatattagctgttttattttaaattgtaataattcataacattactgttttccTGTATTTCTGTGAGCATGACACATTTCAAAATCTTAGTTACTAATTCTTTTTTAACCAGTTGTGTATATTTAGGTCTATATATGATATTCTCAACAGATATAATTATAAACATACAACTatcactgcattttatttacagcTCCAGTTAACTCTAAACCACAATGTGTGAAGTCAGTGTGTTAATAGTTAATAGTGTTAGTTATTAATGCTAATTCTGGTTGGTCCATCACTCTTTCATTATATTGAGTTGATACAATCATACAACTGCTACCAGATATAAGAAATGTATTTGATGTATGTTTTTTCCTGACTTGTTAAAAAATGCAATATCTCTCAACATATAAATACATAACtcatttctttataaataaaactgagtgaAGTGTTTGTTGAACACTGGATGTTTAAACAAAATTGTGCTGCAAGACAAGTGTTTAAAATTGTTTCTGTATGAAGTAGATCATGAATGATGTGACTGTATATATTAATTGCTGATAACTGTGTCTCATATGAAAAACTATCTCGAaaagagtcaatcttttgttcattatctggctcggctcggtgttcatcttcagttcagtaagtgtactgtttgtgtaaatgaattactccaggatattggtttgtttgaactcggagggagtgtcagccacattaaacaagttaacagcttaagtaatttgtggattaatgcgtattggatacgcgaaccgtttaaacgattcagttcgatatggtgaactggttcataaagatccagttacatcgaatgattcgtccacgaaccggatatcacaaactgctttgttttgaactctctcacaacagacccggaagagaagacaatgctgaataaagttgtagtttttactatttttggaccaaaatgtattttcaatgcttcaaaaaattctaactgaccctctgatgtcacatggactactttgatgatgtttttcttacctttctggacatggacagtagactgtacacacagtttcaatggagggactgagaatctaaaatatcttaaactgtgttctgaagaaaaacagaggtcttacgggtttggaacaacatgagggtaagttattaattacataattttgctatctgggtgaactaaccctttaaatctagtcgcagactaaaatgtaaatctgagctgtttcaactgaaagaaacttgctctGATCATAAAACATTTCAGTATCTTTGatgtctcaagatgcacaacaGGAATGTTTTTTCTAAAGCATGttaataaaaatgacttaaatgtcctaattcaACTacggcctaatcctggtttagtctaaaccctgtctgtgaaaccgggcctaagatttattttaaagattttatgacatttatataaaatttaagcACATTTCCCTCTAATTTGTCAGTGATGTGATTTACTTTTgagttgtttaatgttgatgattTTCAtcagatttaatatttttttgggagaaataattaaatacaatattatttaattattcatattttaaatcagcAATCAATTATATCAACtatatataacatttacaaaacaagtGATATTACTTTATATGATTCAAACATTGAACATTCCTGAATATGTATTACTTGTTAATAACATATTATTTCTAACTCTCTAACTCTCCAAGATAGTTCAGAAACATAATGTTCTTCCATTCAAAACCAAACCAGCTGACATTCATTCATGAAGACATCAGTTGACGAGAAGCACCTGCTCAGATGATATTGTAGTGAATATATTGAGTAGTTCTCCAGCTCCTCCTCCTTTATCCAGGCTTGGGACGCTGTGATTTATGAAGAAACCCCTGTGACACAGTTCTGGAACACATTCATCATTAAAATGTTCCATTTGAGGCTGTCACTTAATTACAATGTTAAGTAGATATTGATCATGTTGCTGAATGAACTTACAGCCAATGAAGATATAATACCAATAAACAGAGCAGAAATGATCATAACAGTCATCTCTGGTCTTGATTCTGTGCCTTCACTGGGGAGTTGTCTTTCTGGTCTCTTTTGGAGAAAAACACAGGAAAACATGAGTGCATCCCTTTATAAACGCAAAAGAACAAAGGCTGGAATGTAGTGCTGGgaggtaaaccggttcataccgaaaaccggtgtaaaTTTTCGTTAcgatattaatttttaatataccgccataccggtgtatttaattactcaacgtTCGGAACGAACGTCATGCTGCGCCGCGTGACACGGTTttagacggaccctttacaatgttgcacttctgcagcgactgcgaggcgtggtgagggtacacCATAAGCAGGGGTACACACAGTAGTGCTCCGTATTACGTTATAACGGCTGTTTCACACATAGTCCATATGcagtgcatatttttttacgcacccatgttaacggattccagcattcacactgcacggttgcggtccgtcagtgcgttcaaggagcggtgcgtctgcagcagtgcagcgatcgtttacgtaccgagtctatttttgctgtgctgcaggcgctgaattaaagtgaaagtgcatTGTTCGcaagaaaaatgaacatggatcagtagcggactgcaatcGCGTCCTCTGTGAAAGCACAACGTGTCCTTGCtgtggactgcatatgcactgcagacggagtatgggaagatggatgctgcagaactAGTAGAACAAAAAGTACGGCTGGGTAAAAAAAtcgatttttctattaataattttttaaaatgtggtcgattctcaaaggccaagaattgatttttttttatgattatttcatcttaaaaatgaaataacttgatcctgtTTGATCAAGGAATGCGactgttctgacttttttcagtgtacattttttcatcttgcatcaaaattctaatgtatttatttaacataattgtatgcatttgaaaattagagatgggttctgttttaatgtacccaagtgtacCTAAAATAAGAGTTTAATATGcaggtttgtggctcttaatatttttaaataaatatagtttttgtATTATATCTATATTCATCGAGTCGAATcaagaatcgaaatcgaatcgatttgagagcttgtgaatcgaaatcgaatcgatctggaacatctgaatcgatacccagctcTAACAAAAAGAGGAGCCTGGTCTGTTGTTTGGAGggttttttggtttccaaaaatccgaCATCGACCAAacaaccattttatgcaagtgctgtcgggctaaaaacacgtcttggaatatcaaccagcagaaaatgcattgaacacccgattatgcatgaaaaaaaaccttcataaaccggcataatttagaaaaaaaaacgtgatataaatttttgttcAAACCACCCAGCACTACTGGaattaaaaaagatttttgtcAATCATGTGGTTTTACACACCTTGAGCGAAAAGTTCAACTCTCTTGATGTCTGATTCCTTCATGAAGATGTAGCACTTGTATGTTCCTGTATCATTGCGTTGAAGATCGTTGAGTTTGATGGAGAAGTTTCCTCTCAGATACTCCTCAGGAAAGCTTTCAACTCTGTTCCTGTACTCTGGATCCCGTCCTTCCACAGAGACTTGACCATTAATAATGCTATACACATTCTGGCCTCTGTGTCTCCAGTGCACTGTGATGTCTTGAATTGTATTCAGAGGTTCTTCAGAAGAACAAGGTAAAACAGCAGAGTCTCCAATAAATCCCTCAACAGTCTCCTGCAGTGACACTGAAAACAGAGAGAAAGTGTGATAAAGATACCAAGTTCAGGAAAGAATGACAGAAGTGCTTTACAGATTATTATTTTAGCGCTCCCCTCAATTTATAAACAGAAACACAGGTAGAAAACACAGATGTGAATAACGTTACCTGTAAACACAGAGTCAACACTTAGTCAAACTCAACATctatggattaaaaaaaagagaaaataatatacagtacaaataGTAGAAGTATAAAGTCATCAGTTTCTGAAGACttacaatataaaattttacGCTTTAGTCTAAATGAGCTCGTTGTGTAGTCTTTCTTAGTTTAACTTATTGACTCTACCTTATATCCGAATATCTTTTCTCGTTATCATTACTAGCTCAGTGACTGCTGTGTAGTGTAACGGAGACCGCTAGTAAGAAGCTAACGTTAGCCTGGACGATTGTTTACGGAAAGTATTGTGGTATAAAGCTCTGGGATATTCATAAATACATACCTGATTTCCATCATGCGCTTAACGACGTGTAGAGGGTTGTCACCACACACAGTTTATATATCTCTTCATTTATAGTGTGAAGTTACATTTACCTCGAGCTCTGAGAAATCATACTTTCACTCCTGAGCTCGAGAGCGCGCATAAGATAGTTTCACATTCAGTATCTCTTGATCCTGGACTGATCTGTAGAGGCGACGAGTCTCGCGAATATATTAGATATAAGTAGATTAAATAATGGAGACTGAAGTGCTGGTGGTCTCAAAGTGTTGCGAGAGGAGAATCAGCAGCTGGAAGAAAACCGGACGTCacgtcaattattttaaatacttatttaaattattataaaagtcAGTATTGTATATTATTTGTTTGAAAAGGTTTGTTAAATACGAGCAAAGAAAAAAGATAATTTGTCTAAACGTTAATTTCCATCTGAAGGTTTATCCATGAATGCATGCGTGTACAtcaatgtgtgtgtgaaataatgcaaacattcaaacacacacacacacacacacacacacacacacatatatatatacactatatatatacactatatatacacTTACTaggtgtatgtatttttattttaagctaCATACACACACCTGCCTAAATGATCAAAAAAAAGGGAGGTCTCATAATGAACtttatctaaaataaaacttTGCTGTTATATTTTTACATCTGTAGTATTTCAAGAagcaacacacacatatatacatatacacatagtATAAAGTAGCTGTTAAATTTGTAAAAGGCTTGGTATGTTGTCAAAGTCAGTGCTATACAATGTAAACAGTATAAAATACATCCAGTAAGCAAGCAGACAAAAATATAAATCAGAATCACGAACAACAATCCTGAGGTATTTACAAGACTCTAGTATCAGAACTGATGAGTTATACAGAGTTACTCCTCCAGCATCTGCACCAATCACTGCACAGCCCTGGATGGGTGTTCCTCGCTCCTCGTTTTCCTCTTCCAACATAGACAggtcaaatcttgaaaacatcccttacgaaaattaaccatggttttactacaaataaaaccaaaaaaccatggttactatagttaaaccatggtaaccacaaattaaccatggttttgctatattaaccatggtttaaccatggtatttgtagtaaatctgtggttatacaaatggtagtcaacacgccaaaaaaccatgggttactacagttttactataataaaaccatggttat
It contains:
- the LOC132160066 gene encoding CD276 antigen homolog isoform X3, which produces MMEIRYSQLCFLPVFLFINGVSLKETVEGFIGDSAVLPCSSEEPLNTIQDIDLVRWIHRGQNNVYSIINGQVSVEGRDPEYRNRVESFPEEYLRGNFSIKLNDLQRNDTGTYKCYIFMKESDIKRVELFAQGRPERQLPSEGTESRPEMTVMIISALFIGIISSLANCVTGVSS